In the Podospora bellae-mahoneyi strain CBS 112042 chromosome 4, whole genome shotgun sequence genome, one interval contains:
- a CDS encoding Type I Iterative PKS (SMCOG1022:Beta-ketoacyl synthase; antiSMASH:Cluster_5; COG:I; EggNog:ENOG503NWJ7): MSSSSILEGPHEPVAIIGMGCRWAGDIRDPSGLWDLLKNKRDGWRKFNHPRFSAKGFYHPNKERPGSMRTPGAFLMDEDARLFDHSFFGITGREAETLDPSQRKLLEVVYEALENGGETWESISGSRTGVYIGNFALDHILIQARDWESPKSYAATGADTSILANRISYIFNLHGPSLATNTACSSSMYALHMAVSAIRSGDCDGAIVAAANWISDPSMQFVLDKLGALSPTARCHTFDASADGYARGEGYAALYLKKSTIAVLDSLPIRAMIRGTAINANGRTGGITRPSIAGQEDVIREAYKHAGGLLFSDTTFFECHGTGTQAGDPIEVTAVGNVFASSRSDAPEDRLLIGSIKPNLGHTEGASAIASVMKVVLSLEAGQIPPTFGIDQLNPSIDFAGAKVEVVKDGTIPWPEGKLRRASVNSFGFGGANGHCIIDHVNVVLPDYIKPGISRASTSANGHTANGYSNGKAHEGNNGVVTPPADHSPLTTKPRKTTKADATTRDLVLLPFSGHTEQSLKSNIAALSRVIHQWPLADIAYTLSSKRSRFQQRSFRIVAKSDIQAGLATDRRILTSPLRPATIGYVFTGQGAQWHAMSAQLFEYAVFRAAITHLDRVMDALPSRPSWKISDVLSGNCEPDLVLSPQVSQVACTAVQVGLVDLLASWSIAPAAVVGHSSGEMAAAYASGYITAAEAITAAYFRGLAVSQNKAKGAMLAVGVGMDAAMEYLDGKEDRIKIAAINSPGSVTLSGDEDAIESLSASLNEEGVFNRVLRTGGNAYHSHHMVALGGQYNDMLSKGLEHIDNIGLVDKTQRYPLIRWVSSVTPDEAMAFEVGASYWRANLESPVRFSEAVSGMMSLEGDQAVDILVELGPHPALKSPVDQILKSIGKSAPHVASLKRGEDSRESVLQLAGTLFSLNAEVDLVAVNAVDDGLHEGRWSLVHGCTAVDLPPYQYTYGPVNYYESRLSKEYRLRQVLRHDLIGARLPGASKLRPQWRNILRLKDVPWLGDHRLIPDAVFPAAGFIAMGIEAATQVYHELPKAYEITGYSLRKVDIETALRLPEDDRGVDIILSLELADTDATVKSPGWSRFTVSSVSGDSDEWTEHCTGLVKVEISEKPAVTSKMGSLKDPRFPGAHAWYNKFTEIGIGYGPTFQPLSNIRADPNQNLAQATVALNTTDNTIEGGESSYALHPAALDGTFQLGLIACYGGQLERAYTAFVPVHLSSMYLKAGLSPHTPATAIAHGQTQGLRGAYIKLQMTDESGNVVLDVDTLRCLSFKESKSDEYTMQSKKALSSPFTRLTWKPDIRTLNNDQIRALFPPPQENNQGAASLEVVDMICCLVVADIYEVFFKSATSVPQPKGELRHWVSWLKWCVEEDNRENMVEAKSLPADQRHQLLKKLYVEAGDRPEAQAARRLHENMGEILAERKTGIDVLVPDGLLTALYETGHVIVGSYPQLRNVLDCLGHANPNMRILEVGAGTGAGTRVAMGALTRSNGIKRYGDYTFTDISAGFLTAAQEFMSGYRDVSYAVLDIGEDPLANGFEPVYDVVFACEAIHATASMDVTLENCRRLLKPGGRLVLVESTRMRVLLGLLYGTLTGYWLGVGDGRTEGPFMDLETWDRRLRKAGFSGTELALDDYNRPHNTTSILVSTRVEESYVVTNKDTEAKEGPAAVIHLLHGANGPSPLLEQVSSEFERYGVLAVASSINEASETVQPNARTVVFLNDENDLFDTEDASLLDSFQHLARNTKSMVWLTSSGIAKGRGPRAAFMIGLLRTIATENPAGRFLSIDIDAETFGEQDDTLIRNIVKSELALQNEDASDEEGSKDREFVWQDGCMWVSRVVPDTELGVYIDLSKTPTSRGSQMVPIGSQGPVRAAFETPGILTSLYFRAYTELLQPIPADYVDVQVAAVGVNWKDLGLTSGRFDATGSNLSSEYAGVVTKIGAAVDGLSVGDRVYGVGRGQFGNYTRVPAAFAQKLEPGDILTEMATMPLVYMTAIYAFDYVARLRKGQKVLLQSATGGLGLAAIQVARARGADVFATVGTAEKVSFLVDTVGIPADHIFSSRDPTALSNAAKATGRGGFDVILSTVVGGDFLCESLKALAPMGHLVDVGRLDVLEAKDIGLEHFQRNATLTSFDLNVLLDNDPELGRELMQTVNDLYRWNVIAPIRPFAVRDVSELDRVLVGLSRGTHIGKLVVSFENPASLIKLVQEPPAAKFDSEARYVVTGGLGGLGRAIIKWMVSRGARDFVVLSRRGINTPAAKLLVEDLESQGVRVEAAVCDVSKRENVVKAVCNAASGDRAVKGVIHAAMSLTDLSFDKLTIDQWRDGFAAKVLGTLNLHEATLSLPLDFFVMITSTESIWAPPTQAAYIAANSFQDYFARYRRRLGLPASTVSYGLVADVKSDFLHNSVGTDDMYVRNKTMTITEHQVLAQLEPAFLPAETTCWVGQDQDPLSEANILTCLDPVGLAELASMNDHIPRWYRDGRVSVIMRAMKDAQRQASGADVPQDGAGGAGKSAVARLRSSFSEGIKGGAGARANTVALVTEGVIQTVAGMLFIDASTVDPAKSIAEHGVDSLIAAELRSWFHQALKTNLKMGELLDAQTSIKTLAENIVDAALKE; this comes from the exons atgtcctcctcatccatcctCGAAGGCCCACATGAGCCCGTAGCCATCATCGGCATGG GCTGCCGGTGGGCCGGTGACATTCGTGACCCTTCAGGGCTATGGGACCTTCTGAAGAACAAACGCGACGGCTGGCGCAAATTCAACCACCCTAGATTCTCTGCCAAGGGCTTCTACCACCCCAACAAAGAGCGCCCAGGATCCATGAGAACACCCGGTGCGTTTCTCATGGACGAAGATGCTCGCCTATTTGATCATTCCTTCTTCGGCATCACCGGGCGAGAAGCCGAAACCCTCGACCCGTCTCAACGGAAGCTGCTCGAAGTGGTGTACGAGGCTCTCGAGAACGGAGGGGAGACTTGGGAGAGTATTTCAGGATCACGAACCGGGGTGTATATCGGCAACTTCGCCCTCGATCACATCCTCATTCAGGCACGGGATTGGGAGAGCCCAAAGTCATACGCTGCCACGGGAGCGGACACGAGTATTCTCGCCAATCGTATCAGTTACATCTTCAACCTTCATGGTCCGAG TCTGGCCACAAACACCGCCTGCTCATCCTCCATGTATGCCCTGCACATGGCCGTCAGTGCAATCCGCAGCGGTGACTGTGACGGCGCCATAGTCGCGGCAGCCAACTGGATATCCGATCCCAGCATGCAGTTTGTGCTTGACAAGCTCGGCGCACTCTCGCCCACGGCGCGATGTCACACGTTCGATGCCTCTGCAGACGGTTACGCCCGTGGGGAGGGCTACGCCGCTCTATATCTCAAGAAATCCACCATAGCTGTGTTAGACTCGTTGCCAATTCGAGCCATGATTCGAGGcaccgccatcaacgccaacggCCGGACAGGAGGCATCACCCGACCCAGCATAGCCGGACAGGAAGACGTCATTCGCGAGGCCTACAAACACGCCGGCGGCCTTCTCTTCTCAGACACGACATTCTTCGAGTGCCATGGTACGGGCACGCAAGCCGGCGACCCGATCGAAGTGACGGCCGTCGGCAACGTCTTTGCTTCCTCTCGGTCAGACGCCCCGGAAGACCGGCTCCTCATCGGCTCCATCAAGCCAAACCTTGGCCACACGGAAGGTGCAAGTGCCATCGCCTCGGTTATGAAGGTGGTTCTTTCCCTCGAAGCAGGCCAAATCCCACCAACCTTTGGGATCGACCAACTGAACCCGAGCATCGACTTTGCGGGAGCCAAAGTCGAAGTTGTCAAAGATGGCACGATACCCTGGCCGGAAGGAAAGCTCCGGCGCGCAAGCGTAAATTCCTTCGGGTTCGGTGGGGCCAACGGGCACTGTATTATCGACCACGTCAATGTGGTTCTCCCCGACTACATCAAGCCCGGAATCTCTAGAGCCAGCACCTCAGCCAACGGCCATACCGCCAACGGGTATTCCAACGGGAAGGCCCACGAGGGCAACAACGGAGTGGTGACGCCACCTGCTGACCACTCCCCTCTCACGACTAAACCGAGAAAGACGACGAAGGCGGACGCCACCACGCGTGACCTCGTGCTTCTCCCGTTCTCGGGCCATACCGAGCAATCCCTCAAGTCGAATATTGCCGCCCTCTCTCGCGTCATCCACCAGTGGCCCCTTGCAGACATCGCCTACACCCTGAGCTCCAAACGATCACGTTTCCAGCAGCGTTCATTCCGCATCGTCGCCAAGAGCGATATCCAAGCCGGGCTCGCCACAGACCGTCGCATCCTAACGAGCCCCCTGCGGCCAGCAACCATCGGATATGTTTTCACGGGTCAGGGCGCACAGTGGCATGCCATGAGCGCCCAGCTATTCGAGTACGCCGTCTTTCGCGCGGCGATCACCCACCTGGACCGGGTGATGGATGCACTACCATCCCGGCCCTCGTGGAAGATTTCCGATGTCCTGTCCGGGAACTGCGAGCCCGATCTCGTGCTGTCACCCCAAGTGTCCCAAGTGGCCTGTACCGCCGTTCAGGTCGGGCTCGTCGATTTGCTTGCATCGTGGTCTATCGCGCCTGCCGCAGTGGTTGGCCACTCCTCTGGCGAAATGGCAGCGGCGTATGCGTCGGGGTATATCACAGCTGCCGAAGCTATTACTGCTGCCTACTTTCGCGGTTTGGCCGTGTCGCAGAATAAGGCAAAGGGCGCCATGTTGGCTGTGGGTGTTGGGATGGATGCCGCGATGGAATACCTGGACGGAAAGGAAGACCGCATTAAGATCGCGGCGATCAACTCGCCCGGCAGCGTCACGCTGTCTGGTGACGAGGATGCCATCGAGTCCCTGTCGGCCTCGCTCAATGAGGAAGGCGTGTTCAACCGTGTCCTTCGAACCGGCGGAAATGCCTACCATTCACATCATATGGTGGCACTGGGCGGGCAATACAACGACATGCTGTCAAAGGGACTTGAGCACATCGACAATATCGGACTGGTTGACAAGACCCAGAGATACCCTCTCATCCGCTGGGTGTCGTCGGTGACCCCTGATGAGGCCATGGCTTTTGAGGTTGGTGCTTCGTACTGGAGAGCAAACCTTGAATCACCCGTCCGCTTCTCCGAGGCTGTCAGCgggatgatgagcttggaGGGTGACCAAGCCGTTGATATCTTGGTGGAGCTCGGCCCGCACCCGGCACTGAAGAGCCCGGTGGACCAGATATTGAAGAGTATCGGCAAGTCTGCACCACATGTCGCATCACtgaagagaggagaggacAGCCGGGAGTCTGTGCTCCAGCTCGCCGGCACCCTGTTTAGCCTGAATGCCGAAGTCGACTTGGTTGCAGTAAACGCAGTCGATGACGGCTTGCACGAGGGCCGGTGGAGTCTCGTGCACGGCTGTACGGCAGTCGATCTCCCCCCTTACCAGTACACATATGGACCGGTCAATTACTATGAGAGCCGGCTTAGCAAGGAATATCGACTTCGACAGGTCCTTAGGCACGACCTCATAGGCGCCCGGCTGCCTGGCGCCAGCAAGCTACGGCCTCAATGGCGGAATATTCTTCGACTTAAGGATGTGCCCTGGTTGGGCGACCACCGCTTGATTCCTGACGCCGTCTTCCCTGCGGCGGGCTTCATTGCTATGGGAATAGAGGCCGCCACGCAGGTGTACCACGAGCTACCTAAGGCGTATGAGATCACGGGGTACTCGCTCCGCAAGGTTGACATCGAGACCGCCCTGCGGCTTCCCGAAGATGATCGTGGTGTTGATATCATCCTCAGCTTGGAACTGGCAGACACGGACGCAACGGTCAAATCGCCTGGCTGGTCCCGTTTCACCGTCAGTTCGGTATCCGGGGATTCTGATGAGTGGACGGAGCACTGCACAGGTCTTGTCAAAGTCGAGATCTCGGAGAAGCCTGCGGTGACCAGCAAGATGGGCTCTTTGAAGGACCCCCGATTCCCCGGCGCACATGCGTGGTACAACAAGTTCACCGAGATTGGCATCGGCTATGGCCCAACTTTCCAGCCTCTCTCCAATATCCGGGCAGACCCCAACCAGAATTTAGCCCAAGCAACCGTGGCGCTGAACACAACGGACAACACGATCGAAGGGGGAGAGTCAAGCTATGCGCTCCATCCGGCGGCCCTCGACGGCACCTTCCAGCTAGGTCTCATTGCCTGCTACGGTGGCCAATTGGAACGTGCATacactgccttcgtgcctgTCCACCTTTCAAGCATGTATCTGAAAGCAGGACTCAGCCCGCATACACCCGCAACAGCCATAGCCCACGGTCAGACCCAAGGCCTGCGCGGTGCCTACATCAAGCTGCAAATGACTGACGAAAGCGGCAACGTTGTTCTGGACGTCGACACGCTGCGCTGTCTTAGTTTCAAGGAGTCCAAGTCGGACGAGTACACCATGCAGTCCAAGAAGGCCCTGAGCAGCCCTTTCACCAGGCTCACCTGGAAGCCCGACATCCGTACTCTTAACAACGACCAGATCCGGGCACtgttcccccccccacagGAAAATAACCAAGGTGCCGCAAGCCTCGAGGTGGTCGACATGATCTGCTGCCTAGTCGTGGCGGACATCTACGAGGTATTCTTCAAAAGCGCAACCAGCGTACCCCAACCCAAAGGTGAACTCCGCCACTGGGTCTCTTGGCTGAAGTGGTGCGTCGAGGAAGACAATCGGGAGAATATGGTCGAAGCCAAAAGTCTTCCTGCCGACCAGCGTCACCAGCTGCTTAAGAAGCTGTACGTTGAGGCCGGTGATCGGCCCGAGGCACAGGCGGCTCGGAGACTGCATGAGAACATGGGTGAAATCCTCGCGGAGCGCAAGACAGGTATTGACGTCCTCGTGCCGGATGGACTCCTCACGGCGCTGTACGAGACAGGCCATGTCATTGTGGGCTCATACCCGCAGCTACGTAATGTCCTCGACTGCCTCGGCCATGCCAATCCCAATATGCGTATTTTAGAGGTCGGCGCAGGAACTGGCGCAGGCACACGAGTAGCTATGGGGGCGCTGACAAGGTCGAACGGCATTAAGCGGTACGGTGATTACACGTTTACTGATATCTCGGCTGGTTTCTTGACGGCCGCTCAGGAGTTCATGTCAGGCTATCGTGATGTGAGCTACGCTGTTTTGGATATCGGGGAGGATCCGCTCGCCAATGGGTTTGAGCCGGTCTACGATGTGGTCTTTGCATGTGAGGCTATCCACGCCACGGCCAGTATGGATGTAACTCTCGAAAACTGCcggaggttgttgaagccgGGAGGCAGGTTAGTGCTGGTGGAGAGCACGCGTATGAGAGTGCTGCTGGGGCTGCTGTACGGTACTCTCACGGGTTATtggctgggggttggtgacggtCGTACTGAGGGGCCTTTCATGGACCTGGAGACCTGGGACAGGCGATTGAGGAAGGCCGGCTTCTCGGGCACGGAGCTGGCCCTTGATGACTACAACCGCCCCCATAACACGACCTCCATCCTCGTTTCCACCCGTGTCGAAGAGTCTTACGTGGTCACCAACAAAGACACAGAGGCAAAGGAAGGTCCGGCCGCCGTGATCCATCTTTTGCACGGAGCCAATGGCCCGTCGCCGCTCTTGGAGCAAGTCTCCAGTGAGTTTGAGCGTTATGGCGTCTTGGCTGTGGCGTCTTCGATCAATGAAGCGTCCGAAACAGTACAGCCCAACGCCCGCACCGTGGTATTCCTCAACGACGAGAATGACCTCTTTGACACTGAAGACGCCAGCCTTCTCGACTCGTTCCAGCATCTTGCCCGAAACACCAAGAGCATGGTCTGGTTGACGTCGAGTGGAATTGCCAAAGGTCGGGGCCCTCGGGCCGCCTTCATGATTGGCCTTCTCCGAACCATCGCGACTGAGAACCCGGCCGGCCGTTTCCTCTCCATTGACATTGATGCGGAGACTTTCGGAGAACAGGATGATACTCTCATTCGCAACATCGTCAAATCCGAGCTAGCCCTGCAGAATGAGGATGCCTCTGATGAAGAAGGCAGCAAGGACCGAGAGTTTGTCTGGCAGGACGGCTGTATGTGGGTGAGCCGGGTGGTCCCTGACACAGAGCTCGGCGTGTATATCGACCTAAGCAAAACACCTACGAGCAGAGGCTCTCAGATGGTTCCCATTGGCAGTCAGGGTCCTGTTCGTGCGGCATTCGAGACCCCCGGCATCCTTACTTCGCTATACTTCCGAGCCTATACAGAGCTATTGCAGCCCATCCCAGCGGACTACGTTGACGTTCAAGTGGCAGCTGTGGGTGTGAACTGGAAGGATTTGGGCCTCACGTCAGGTCGATTTGACGCAACTGGCAGCAACCTGTCGTCAGAATACGCCGGCGTTGTGACCAAGATCGGTGCCGCAGTGGATGGTCTGTCTGTTGGGGATCGTGTCTATGGTGTCGGCAGAGGCCAATTTGGAAACTACACGAGAGTTCCTGCCGCATTTGCACAAAAGCTCGAGCCAGGAGACATTCTCACCGAGATGGCTACGATGCCACTGGTGTACATGACAGCCATCTATGCCTTTGACTATGTGGCACGACTTAGAAAAGGCCAGAAGGTGTTGCTACAGTCTGCCACAGGCGGGCTGGGCTTGGCGGCTATTCAGGTTGCGCGGGCTCGGGGTGCCGATGTATTCGCTACTGTTGGCACTGCTGAAAAGGTCTCCTTCCTTGTTGACACTGTGGGTATCCCCGCAGATCACATCTTTTCCTCTCGGGACCCTACGGCGCTATCTAATGCTGCCAAAGCAACCGGCAGGGGCGGCTTTGATGTCATTCTCAGTACGGTTGTCGGAGGAGATTTCCTGTGCGAATCCCTTAAAGCGCTGGCTCCCATGGGACATCTTGTCGACGTTGGTCGGCTCGACGTACTTGAAGCCAAGGACATTGGCTTGGAGCACTTCCAGAGGAACGCCACTCTGACCTCGTTCGATCTTAATGTCCTCCTGGACAATGATCCAGAGCTTGGACGCGAGTTGATGCAGACAGTCAATGACCTTTATCGATGGAACGTTATTGCGCCGATTCGCCCCTTTGCCGTTCGCGATGTGTCGGAGCTCGACCGAGTCTTGGTGGGCCTGTCCAGAGGCACGCACATTGGAAAACTGGTGGTGTCATTCGAGAATCCAGCCTCTCTGATCAAGCTTGTCCAAGAGCCGCCAGCAGCGAAGTTCGACTCTGAGGCACGCTATGTTGTCACTGGAGGTCTGGGCGGGCTTGGCCGAGCCATTATCAAGTGGATGGTCAGTCGTGGCGCTCGTGACTTTGTGGTACTTTCTAGGCGTGGTATCAACACCCCTGCTGCAAAGTTGCTGGTAGAGGATCTTGAGTCGCAAGGCGTTCGTGTCGAGGCAGCGGTCTGTGATGTGAGCAAGCGAGAGAATGTCGTGAAAGCGGTCTGCAACGCTGCATCGGGCGACCGGGCTGTCAAAGGAGTGATCCATGCAGCCATGTCATTGACAGATCTCTCGTTCGACAAGCTGACCATTGATCAATGGCGAGATGGGTTTGCTGCAAAGGTTTTGGGTACCCTCAACCTGCACGAAGCCACTCTTTCGTTACCTTTGGACTTTTTCGTCATGATCACGTCGACCGAGTCCATCTGGGCACCACCAACTCAAGCGGCATACATCGCTGCAAACAGCTTTCAGGACTATTTTGCCCGCTACCGTCGACGGCTCGGCCTTCCCGCGTCCACAGTATCGTATGGCTTGGTGGCTGATGTCAAGTCGGACTTCCTTCACAACTCGGTTGGCACAGATGACATGTACGTACGTAACAAGACCATGACAATCACAGAGCATCAGGTCCTCGCCCAGCTGGAGCCGGCCTTCTTGCCTGCGGAGACAACTTGCTGGGTTGGGCAGGATCAGGACCCGTTGTCGGAGGCCAATATCTTGACGTGTCTCGATCCGGTCGGGTTGGCTGAATTGGCGTCGATGAACGATCATATCCCACGCTGGTATCGCGACGGGCGCGTGTCGGTTATCATGCGGGCAATGAAGGACGCGCAACGACAAGCGAGTGGGGCAGATGTGCCTCAGGATGGCGCTGGCGGAGCAGGCAAGTCGGCCGTGGCCCGACTGCGGTCGTCATTCTCGGAGGGAATCaagggaggagctggcgccCGGGCCAATACGGTCGCGCTCGTGACCGAAGGCGTGATACAGACTGTTGCTGGGATGTTGTTTATCGATGCGTCAACAGTGGACCCTGCCAAGAGTATTGCCGAGCATGGCGTTGACAGCCTCATTGCGGCTGAACTGCGGAGCTGGTTCCACCAGGCATTGAAGACGAACCTCAAAATGGGGGAACTGCTGGACGCACAGACGAGTATCAAGACACTGGCTGAGAATATTGTAGATGCGGCGTTGAAGGAGTAG
- a CDS encoding hypothetical protein (EggNog:ENOG503NY60; antiSMASH:Cluster_5; SMCOG1042:O-methyltransferase; COG:S), which translates to MSDTAENVSILALAEGILSKTKEITAYLQSNNLPASTFSPSSASPPIKADYRELQGSLRTLLEDLQRLVDGPALFYRHFLMRGYEIAAFQIALDFDFFTLIPAEGEISVEELAKKAGLDTDRTGRVVRLLITHRFFQETRKGYFSHNSFSYALQQDDEVRSMVHYSFDEMLKAAAESSVALKATPNESDSVHCPFYARHGVPIFRYYSKHPEHAGRFAKAMAGWRKMENSVTELRDNFNWESIKGNVVDIGGGSGHVAIILARTFPHLNFIVQDESDDMLAQGQRLLTDDVRNRVSFSRASFFEPQPYKGASAYLIRQCTHNWADHDVVTMFRSVVPGLEGSPEGTPLLINDIVLPEPGTVPRYWEREMRQADMVMLVSFGAKQRTKQEFEKLLKEADERYEIRKVHDKGALGLLEVHLRR; encoded by the exons ATGTCCGACACCGCCGAAAACGTCTCCATCCTCGCTCTGGCCGAGggcatcctctccaaaaccaaAGAAATCACCGCCTACCTCCaatccaacaacctccccgcctccaccttctccccctcctccgcctcaccCCCCATCAAGGCAGACTACCGCGAGCTCCAAGGCAGCCTCCGCACCCTTCTAGAAGACCTCCAGCGTCTCGTCGACGGACCAGCGCTCTTCTACCGCCACTTCCTCATGCGGGGCTACGAAATCGCCGCATTCCAAATCGCCCTCGACTTTGACTTCTTCACGCTTATCCCAGCCGAGGGGGAAATCTCCGTGGAGGAACTCGCAAAAAAGGCAGGCTTGGACACCGACAGGACAggaagggtggtgaggttgttgataaCCCATCGGTTCTTTCAGGAGACGAGGAAGGGGTATTTCTCGCATAATTCGTTCTCTTATGCGCTGCagcaggatgatgaggttAGGTCTATGGTGCATTATTC GTTTGACGAGATGCTCAAGGCAGCGGCCGAGTCGAGTGTTGCTCTGAAGGCGACTCCCAATGAGTCTGACAGTGTGCATTGCCCGTTTTACGCCAGACATGGGGTGCCGATTTTTAGGTATTATTCCAAGCACCCGGAACATGCTGGGAGGTTTGCGAAGGCGATGGctgggtggaggaaga TGGAAAACAGCGTCACTGAATTGCGTGATAACTTCAACTGGGAAAGCATCAAGGGCAACGTGGTAGATATCGGCGGTGGAAGCGGCCATGTCGCTATCATTCTCGCTCGA ACCTTCCCCCATCTCAACTTCATCGTTCAGGATGAATCCGACGATATGCTCGCCCAAGGCCAACGCCTCCTCACCGACGATGTCCGTAACCGCGTGTCCTTCTCTCGGGCAAGCTTCTTCGAGCCTCAGCCATACAAAGGCGCTTCGGCATACCTCATCCGGCAGTGCACCCACAACTGGGCAGATCACGACGTGGTCACAATGTTCAGATCGGTGGTTCCTGGGCTTGAGGGTTCACCAGAGGGCACACCACTGTTGATCAACGATATTGTGCTGCCTGAACCGGGGACAGTCCCGAGGTATTGGGAGAGGGAAATGAGGCAGGCCGAtatggtgatgttggtgagctTTGGCGCTAAGCAGAGGACAAAAcaggagtttgagaagctgTTGAAGGAAGCGGATGAGAGGTATGAGATTCGAAAGGTGCATGATAAGGGGGcattggggttgttggaggttCACTTGAGAAGGTGA
- a CDS encoding hypothetical protein (antiSMASH:Cluster_5; EggNog:ENOG503PEIZ; COG:S): MAGSYDAATYLLDKENIRDTVIRMMFAFDDAATETLINDVYAPVIELSYDKLLLGDEFHQKKISSEEWAKSLEHMHDKFDTTEHIIQNVLIELPQPGGGVQRPKNVKARAIAHGIFYKRDGGEGRPCVMALRNGVSQFLARTSWSWSGLRRRRRRGRIRGGLVGWMSRLTGRIGLVLEGQINPCLFSQPRHLLPVSKVLSVKRKCLAG, from the exons ATGGCCGGTTCATATGACGCTGCGACTTACTTGCTCGACAAGGAAAACATCCGCGACACTGTGATCCGCATG ATGTTCGCCTTTGACGACGCCGCCACTGAAACATTGATCAATGATGTTTATGCGCCTGTCATCGAGCTCAGCTACGACAAGCTGTTGCTTGGTGATGAGTTTCATCAAAAGAAGATCTCCAGTGAGGAGTGGGCTAAAAGTCTAGAGCATATGCATGACAAGTTTGATACGACGGAGCATATTATTCA GAACGTTTTGATTGAGCTGCCGCAgccggggggtggggtgcaGAGGCCAAAAAATGTCAAGGCGAGGGCTATCGCTCATGGTATCTTCTACaagagggatgggggggaggggaggccgTGTGTTATGGCTTTGAGGAATGGGGTGAGTCAGTTTCT GGCTCGTACAAGCTGGAGCTGGTCAGgattgaggagaaggaggagaagggggagaatCCGTGGCGGATTAGTGGGTTGGATGTCACGCTTGACTGGCAGGATAGGCCTAGTTCTTGAGGGCCAAATCAATCCTTGTCTCTTTAGCCAGCCTCGACATCTTCTACCTGTGTCTAAAGTACTTTCCGTGAAAAGAAAATGT